A window of Mesotoga infera genomic DNA:
CGAGGTGCTTCTGGCTGCCGATGGTGAGGAAGCTCTCCAGAAGTTCTGCGAAACCCCCGATCTGTCCCTAGTTATTCTGGATATTATGATGCCACGCATGAGCGGTATAGAAGTGCTCGAAGAAATAAGGGAGAGATGCCATATCCCCGTAATAATGCTTACCGCGAAATCGGCTGAAACCGACGAACTTGAAGGCTTCCAGTATGGCGCCGATGAATATATATCCAAACCCTTCAGTCCTAAAATACTCGTAGCAAGAGTGAATGCGCTACTCAGAAGGAGTTATTCGATGCAGGACGAAACGAAGATCGGAGTTCTCTATGTAAAGCCCTCCAGTATGGAAGTGTACGTCAACGACAAGAGGATTGTTCTCAGTCGCACCGAGTTCGACCTCCTGAGCTGTTTTGTCTCCAATAGCGGAATTACCCTCACAAGAGACCAGCTTCTAGACAGTGTTTGGGGATACGACTACCAGGGCTCCGACAGAACCGTGGATACTCACAAAATAGATTGCGATCAAAACTGCGTGAAGCGAGTGAGTACATCGAGACTGTCAGGGGCTACGGCTACAGGTTCGGAGTACATAAGTGAGTTCAATACGAAGAAAGCTTTTCTTGCAGATTCTTCTGGTAATACTCTTCATCATCTCGGCCCTGTGGCTCGCAAATACCTTCATGCTGGAGCCGTACTATATGAAGACGAAGAAGGATCAGCTTATCAGGGCCAGGAATTCCATCAATTCCTTTGGAGTGTCGGACTACGGGGAAAAAGTCGATTTCCTTGTCGACATGGGTAACGAACTGAACGCTATGATACTAATTTTCAACGCTTCGGGTGACCCGGTCTATACAACACACCTTATTCCACAGGAGCCCGGCGGTTCAATCCCCGTAATCGACGCAAGAAGAGTACCTCCCTCCCGTAACCCTCTCGAAACACTATACAGCGAAACAATCGATTCCGGCACAAAGATCGAGCTCTCTATAGACAGAATGGGAGAACAGAGGTTTCTCAGCCTGAAATCTAAACTGGACAATGGCTTTTCCATTCATATGAGCATTCCCGTGTCTTCCATAGAAAGCAGTGTATCGGTTGTGAATGGCTTTCTGATGGTAGTCGCCCTCATATCTTCAGTATTGGCTCTGGTAATAGCTTTCATTATTTCAAGGAAGTTTACCGGCTCGATCCTCCATATGAACAGAATCACAAAGAAGATGAAGGATCTCGATTTCTCTGAAAGGTGTGAAATAGATTCCAGAGACGAGTTCGGGCAGCTTGCGGGGAGCATAGACGATCTTTCGGAATCTCTCGATTCGACCCTAAAAGAACTCGGCGAGAAGAACGAAGCGCTCAAGAAGGAGATAGAACACAAAAAAGTGGTCGAAGAAATGAGGAAGCAGTTCATCACGAACGTCTCGCACGAACTGAAGACACCACTCTCGCTTATTCAGGGATACGCTGAAGGATTGGAAATGAACGTCGCTTCGGGCGAAGAAAAGCGAGCTTTCTACTGCTCGGTGATCAGGGAAGAGACGGAAAGGATGGGAAGACTCGTGAAGGATCTCCTCGATCTCTCGATGATGGAAACCGGTAATTTTGCGCTCTACAAGAGAGAGTTTTGCATCGATGAGCTGATAAGAAAGGTGACGGGAAAGTTCGAAAAGGTCCTTACGGAAAATGGAATCGAGTTAGTGTATGTCGAGGGTGAAAAAACGGTTGTCTATGCCGATTCTTTCCGGACGGAACAGATACTCACCAACTACCTGGACAACGCCATGCACCATGTTGATGAGAGAAAGGAAATTCGTGTTCGAAAAGATGTTCAAGGCAATTCCGTGATTGTGCGGGTGTTCAATTCGGGCCAGAACATACCCGGGAAAGAGAGCGAGAAGATCTGGACAAGCTTCTACAGAGCCGACAATGCCAGAACAAGGGAAGAGGAGAGATACGGCATAGGGCTCTCGATAGTAAAAGCCATTTGCGATCTGGATGGTAAGAGCCACGGATTTGACAATCTTCCCG
This region includes:
- a CDS encoding HAMP domain-containing protein yields the protein MSSIRRKLFLQILLVILFIISALWLANTFMLEPYYMKTKKDQLIRARNSINSFGVSDYGEKVDFLVDMGNELNAMILIFNASGDPVYTTHLIPQEPGGSIPVIDARRVPPSRNPLETLYSETIDSGTKIELSIDRMGEQRFLSLKSKLDNGFSIHMSIPVSSIESSVSVVNGFLMVVALISSVLALVIAFIISRKFTGSILHMNRITKKMKDLDFSERCEIDSRDEFGQLAGSIDDLSESLDSTLKELGEKNEALKKEIEHKKVVEEMRKQFITNVSHELKTPLSLIQGYAEGLEMNVASGEEKRAFYCSVIREETERMGRLVKDLLDLSMMETGNFALYKREFCIDELIRKVTGKFEKVLTENGIELVYVEGEKTVVYADSFRTEQILTNYLDNAMHHVDERKEIRVRKDVQGNSVIVRVFNSGQNIPGKESEKIWTSFYRADNARTREEERYGIGLSIVKAICDLDGKSHGFDNLPDGVEFFFELQRAETLAI